The sequence below is a genomic window from Macadamia integrifolia cultivar HAES 741 unplaced genomic scaffold, SCU_Mint_v3 scaffold542, whole genome shotgun sequence.
TTGATGACACCTAAGGAGGATGGGAGCTAATTGTGATTCAAATGTCTCACCCCTAATATTACCTAAGGTGATGCAGATGTATCAGCATTAAACTAAAACTCATACCCATGAATTATAAAAACTATTCTGAGGCATGTGTTGTGGAAGCACATTCTCTTGGTTCGCTTTTGGACAATTTTTAGGAAATAAACCAAAAGacattttttgataaatataaaTGATTGAATGGTAATAGGGAAGAAGCAGCTGCTCAGAAACTGGTCAGCTTTTCCCTTTCCGTATTTGAGTCAGCAATTTCTCATTTCTTCACCTATGAAAACATGTTTCAGCATCTAAATGTTCCCAGGTATTAGGAAAAAGTTGTGTCATGAAGAATTTGATACTTGATGATGGAGAGACTCTACGACAGAAGTAACCACAGTATTACTTGTAAGATGGGTGGAGCCGCAAACTAAATGCATCACATGGAcaaaagaagaggggggggggggagagagagagaggggaaaagtCCAAATTTATCCTTCAAAGATAATCTGCAGCTTTCCATGCTTTTCTCAACTTCTAAGGCTTGGACAGGGTTTGTTTTAACTCTAAATTaaatccaaaactagccataccCCTCCTTAGAACTTCATCTTCACTGCACAGCATTCCCAGTCATCAAGACATCTAAAATTACAGGTAAAAAAGTTTCCTACTTCGATGAAGTGGTGACTACCAGATTCTCATAACATGCTTGATAAGATGCCATAAGAAATCAGAGAAAATTTGTTATAGTCCAGGTAAGTACGTGACAAAATACAACACATCTTTCATGTTTAAACCAAAAAAGGACAGCACGGATCTCCACTAGAATCAACATGTATCCTGGTGCATGAGACTTTATGTGGGAGGAGACTCTTCCAAGAGTTCTAAATGACTTTTAAATAAGTAGTTAATAAGAAGCGAATGAACCAAATCATGTATTAAATACATGGTAAAGACAAGCTCACAGAAAAGACATGGAAGACATAATTAATTGAGATGTGACCATGAGATAAAAATCCTGATTTTATCATCCCCCCTGTTCCATTAGATTACTGGAAAGCCAGGCACCAACAGTCAGTAGtataatgaaaaacaaaaattgtcTACAGTCTTAACTATAAAATGTGTCCACTGTCCATGCAGTGAGCACACTGCAGTATCTTTTTCCTTTCAGAAAACAGTCATCTTAGTACGATAACATCACTACACTGTTGTTTTTTCACAAACCAAGGTGTATTAGTGTTCCTACACAACCACAAGATCGTCCATAAGCTACTTTTCAAGAACTTGGACCCCAATGACCAAATCAGATCTATTTGAAGCAAGGATCATGGTGGGCACCTATTAAGAAATTCGCACCAATTCTTGAATAAGTACATAGTACATACACTAGCAGCAAAAAGACATGACAACCCAAAGGTTGTGTCTGTGGGTCTTTGATCATTACGCATACAGCATATCAACCCTACCTATACAACTCTTGGTTAGGTTAGTGGACTCACTGTTGACCTCTAAATGCTCCCCGtcaccaaaaaaggaaaataaggataAAGACCATGActgaaaatgacaaaaattcaGGACTACtgctcagaaaaataaaatctaagtcTATATTCTTTGCCTACATTTTAAAGAAatcaataaataatcaattcAAAAAGTCTACGCCAAGGGCCAAAATTTTGCCTATTTACCTTGACAGCAGTAATTCTGAGACCTAACCCTACCGAGTGGATGAATCCTTATCCCGTTATTGCTCAATGCTTAAATGCACAAGAAGCAGTACAGTGAaccattcttcaaaatttattcCTTTTAAAAATCATTGACATGAATTGGGAAACCAACCAAGAACATCAACCGGCATTACACCAATTTTTTGAGGTAGCACCAAAATAGGGgataattttacatataaatatCAAGAACTAAAAATAATTTGGTACTTTCTTATTGTACCAATCTAAGATAACTTTTAGATTCATAATGGAACAAATGAAATAATTGCACTCAATTTTAGTCCTGTTCTGAGATGACCAATTGGTTAAAATACCAAAACGGAGCTAAATCTTCAGTAtacagagaaaaacaaaaactataAGCATTTAAAATCAGGCCATACTGTACCCAACTTCAAATCATCACCTCAATAAGAATCAAAGCATGAATCATTCTTCCAGCGTTTAAACACAATTCCCAACAAATGATGAACACATTGACAAGCAAATAGTGTTCAGTGAACCATTTTTTCAGCATCAAACCATCATTACCTACACCAAGTAGTCTAACAATATTGATTTACATATCCTTTTGACCTCGATGATGATTGGTTGATTGTGTCCAAAACGATACaaattaaggggaaaaaaagttaTGAAAAGTGGTCAGGAACAGGTAGGTTTTCACATGTTCCATCACAGAAACTCATTCTCAGATGATGCCTAATGGTCATTTCTAACTTCTAGCTTCCCCATCTCGAGGATTGTCAAAACCAATTACTCATAACCAAACAAAAAGCAGTAGCAGAACAGCTGAAATTTTCTATGATTTCTAAAGGAAACACTTGTAAATGTGGTCAAGCTAAACATTCAGCATTCCGTATAGGAGATGCAAACAAGATTTGTCTTGACACAGGCGTTTAAGGGCACAGATCTCTAGCAGAAGAACCTAGGGTTATTTAGCGGAAACGCGGAAAGATGATAAAGTCCAACAGAAAAAGGGGGATGAGGACGAAAGTGGTAGAGAGCTAAACACTTCCCTCCAAGCATCTCAGTCGGGAAACAGCTGTGTACTAAAGAACCCACCTTTTCCCCTGGGCAAGCTTACAGTCCAAACTGAGAAATCATTAAAAATTAATGAGGCTCTTCAAGTGTTCTGATAAGCACCATCTAATGATCCCGGTCTTTCATATCTGGCATTGAAATTTGAAAGCAGCATCCCCCTTTCCATCACCATCGTGATGAAAGCAAGGCAATTTACAGCCAAAGAAAAATCCAATGGCCCTTCGAATAATTCCTGCATTCATCAGCCAAAGCATCTGTATATTGCTTCAACTGAGTGAAGGCCACGAGAGACTAAAAAGCACACCAAATGGAGTCAACACCCGAACTACTTGAAAACAGCGTTCTTTTCGGTACTGAATAAGCTCCATGAAAATGATTCAAAGCAACCTAAAACTCTGGACAGTTCGATTGATTCACCGAATCATCTAGTGCTCGTAAGACTTAACAACCCGAAATAAGTCAAACCTTCACATTCtagaacatgtaagcttcatccCCCAATTAATATATGATCACTCCATAATAACAAGATAAATGTAAATGGAATCAAGACAAActcaaaaactttgatttttatAACTTCTAGGGCATTCAGACTTCGATAATCAGATAATCAGGAACTtctgaaaagagagaaagatcaTGAGAAATCCGAAGGTGAACTAACCTCTAAGAATCTAGTTTCCTGCTCAAGCCGCTTCAATTCGGCGAGAATCCGATGCTTGCCCCGCGTATCAACTGCTGGCACCACAGGAACCTGAAGATCCACAGACAACGCGGTTTCGGACTCCACCTCCTGCATCTCcgcatgcaattaaaaagcctCTACTCTCCTTGTTCCTTCCCTCCCCTCCAAAAAGGTTAAAAGAACTAAAGAATTACAGACACAGATCTCTAGGACAAAGACTCCATTAAAGAGCCCAAAGACGAATGCTTAAAGGCAATCATAGTCTCATAGAGACCAGATTCCCATGGTCTTTAAGACAACCATTGAAAGTACGTCCGGTGAAGCAGAGACCAATCAGAAGCAAAAGACAGAAATGGCAGATCAATCAAAGATTcaaagaagcaacagagagagagagagagagagagagagagagagggagaaacgTTTCAATTGTTGGTatcgtatttttttttctacttcctCTTTAACCTTTTTATAGCGGAGGGGCTTTGGAttagggagagaaagagaataaaaagtaAAGCTTATCGCTTTTCTTATCAAAGTGCTCTCCGAAAGCTGTTTTTCTTTTCCGAATAATTTTTTGGACTCATttccccacctctctctctctctctctctctcaaatctgAAACTGTTTGTTTGTGAGTTGagttttctattatttatattttcctCGCGGCCCGGCCACTGACggcgtttcttcttcttcttccactaaAGCGAATTGCCATTGGATGCTGTACTTTTCGggtttttttcccctcaaacTCCATTCCTTTAAGGCTACGTTTtctaaccaagagaagaaatggtgaaataagaaaaagattatGTATATTTGgttatcaagaaaaagaaaaaagttcaaaaaattttaaattttaagatAGAGATAGATACATAGAAAATCATTGTgtgattatttaatttttgtcttattatcttttcatattttcttatgttttcttgtgtctttgacaagaaattttttaggagaacaaaagaaaatttcataattttcaagaagaattttgaatttgaaaaggagaatcttctcttgggtgaagacatatcaagtgtaaaaaaaaattattaacctaaggaaaaaagtacaaaaaatgtaccttttaattcttttattttcttcttttggctaccaaacacagcctaacaGTAAAAGTAATTGGGTTTTCCTCATAATCATCATCACTAACCACTGTACACAATGGATTTAGGAGatagtattggtatcaatatgtatcgttCAATTTTAccctcctttttttgttttttttataagtaTAATGTTTTTACTGTCTTTACGCCTGAAATGATATGAATAACTGATCTGAATCAGTTAGGGATCGAGGATAGGCCTTTGCCAATTCCAATCCGAtacgatatcgatacttgaaaccatggtgcTGTACAATGTACAACAAGATTCATAGTCTCGATTCTTGGGTTGATCAGTCAATACTGATCtagatcatagttagcaaaaacaaaaatggcaaaaaaatgaaaataaacagtATGgattttaaatggtaaaaaatttcaaatggtatgatgaaaaaaaggaaaagtgaCATCACGGGTTTCAAACACAACTAtaatatctaacattaatgtatatatattctATGATTCATTATAAATTCTAAGACATATCATTGCGttattgatttcttttaatGGTCTTTTATAGGTCTAAAACTTTCATTACACTCCAATCAAGTCATGCCTAAAAACAGGTTATGAGTTATGACCAGAAAGTGTTTGCCAAAGATATTTATCAGAGTAAAGCCATTGAGGTAGGTACCATGTCATTGTTATTTGCTAAAGTATAACAGCGTAAAGCCATTGTGATTTTACACTTATAGGGTGAGATTAGTAAGAGACAAGGGCAGTAGTCCAAAAAAAAGATTTGTTATTCATTATTTCCATTCTCTAAGTTCAATAGCATACAACTTATCTAGGTCTAGATTTAATTTATTCGCtgctttcagtaaaagttgaatagttcttaTTCAACTCTGATATGACCTGATCCATGTGATTGTTGGGTCAATATGGACTTGCGGGACTAATCAGGCCAAAAGCTTGGATACCAgccattagccaaaaaaaaaaagggtctaaATTCAATTCAACCAACACCAAGAAATGATGGAAAAGCTAATACATTGTATTACAATCTTTTCATCATAACTAGATTGACTATATCctctccagcctctgggtctcACCGCGTATCTGACGGTTTGGAGGATCACAATGCACATGTGTGTTGAGGACCTTTGATTGTGTGTCTGGGTCATCCTAATCATTAGATGCCCTACACTCAGCATACCTGTGGCTGGAGAGGTTCTTAATCTTAACAATCATACAAGCTACCTATTGCAAATACGCAACTATTTCACAAGGATCCCATCTATTGCTGGTTTTAGAAGGGTCATAATATACACAATTTTACCATTGCTTTGTAGAGAGATTATTTATTGACCACTTGATGGATTACCATGCACCAAGTTCCCCTACCAAGATTATGAAAGTTGGAATCACGATAGAATCGACCAATGCCCATTTTGATCTAAGTGGTATAGGAACCTATTGGAATTAACTAGAATTGTAAGATAAAACCCTGAAATCGGCTGGATCGAAACATTGGTTAATTTAGATCCGAATCAACTGATTCTGATTCAAATCGGGCAATTGCGACCGATCCAATTCCGATTTTTTGAAAAACTCCAACCTGCGCTCTTGgcattatattatattatcatcGGTGAGTTGACCATTGTTTCTTCTAATGGTTAATGATTTAACTGAAATCTTAAATAATTTGTGTAGTAGGTGGTGAGTATTTGGTTTTCCAATTCTTTAGTTTGATCCGACTTTTTCAATGGAATATTGAATCAGAGAATTTCAATTTTGACTTCTTCATTCTATTTGTTAACTGTAACGTGTACCTCATACATCGATGACATGTATTGCCAAGCATTCAAACACGTGTTCACAGGTGTCATCCAGTGTGTCTTTATAATATCTTTGCATTTGAACTCAGTAGCAGAACAGAAAATGTTAGGGAAGAAAATCTCCGGAAGGTGGGCTATGGATATGGCTATGAGTATGACTCTACCTCTTCCTCTACTAAGAAACGTAAGAGACGTTGGGTGGTGCTCCTTCTCCCATGATCCCCCGGCTAATAAATGGCCGGAGATCCAGTCAGTGCCGGCATACCGAACGTCTTTTTTTCCACCGGAGTTGCCGGGGACCAGTGTACACTACCTTCAGATCTGGAATCAGCGGATGCCTCCAGGTGGGCCTGGGCCGGAATTCCCAGGCCCACCAATCCCATCGCCGCCTGGTCCCGAGACTCCcgactgtagaaacgcaaccctaaaacgatgcagaagataatggaaaaataaaacaaacaatgcacacagattttacgaggttcggcaaggttgcctacgtccccggtgagatgagatcctgcttcactatcaatggagaatagggttacaacgttcttcctcacacctctccgtattgcttgcattacagagaaagaaaccctcgctacaaatatatagcgaaaaaaaccctaatccggatcaaattacaattgccaacctaatccggattaaactacaattgccctcaaataaaaaaattcgagcggggggctgcgcccccctacaccccctactgtgcaggggggcctcctgccccccttgcaacccccacggcccgctaaccggctagtgggACCGCCGTCTTGGCTGtttaggtgctgcaccagtactccctggattaaactgcgacggaatacaagacatcatacaccaacaccgACATGCCAGAGCCAGTGCCGCCACCAAGGCCAACGCCGGATGTTGTACCGCCAAAGTAGCCGGAAATTGTGCCCCCACCGCCaccgccgccaccaccaccacgacTGCCTGACCTGCCTCCCAATCCCGATATCAACCCTCCTACTGGCCCTTTCGCTGCAAGGAGATGGCCGGCCTCTTGAATCAACTTCTTGAAGGGCTCATTTTGTTAATATTTCCACGCTCTCCGTCAGAGATTGTGTTAGTGTTTTTGTTTTCTCCTTGTATTTGCAAATAGCTCAAGTATTCTCAAATATGTTCATTTGAAGTGACCCTTCAAATATGGGAGTAGTAGACAACCATTTGATTGACCCAACAGTTAATCCTGCAAAGATATACTAAATTGAGAAAAATTATAGAGGTTCCGATTACATGAAATTAGAAGTATTGACCCAAGAATTTTAGCAATCACACGGGGTGTCAATTGTGAACAATAACGATTAACTCAACctcatcccaacttaatggaggAAAAGAATTCaaatagaaaagagaatgaaaagatgaaaagaaaaacacgataaatgaggaaagaaatacgaaagtaaaaggaaagagtcaTCGCCCAACAAGTTAGGGCAATCACAGTTAAATGGGATTGGTTACATAGATATGTGCTCTCCAATAaactctatccaaggtcatattTAGGACAAGATCGAACCTAAGGGGATAGCACAGTTGGTGAATAAGGAACTTGGTACTAGCCGTAAACTTAggcgtcctaagttcgactttCACTAGACaaaccttgggccactcacataaAGGTGTTTAAtgttcttcactactttcagtgaaagttgaatggttctcatttaacctcagtatgacctggtccatgcagttgtggagTCAGTATAAGCCtgtgggactagtcaagccgaatgcctagatacccatcgttagcaaaaaaataggACAAGATCGAGACTATGTATacttaagggtgttaatcggttcggttttggtgtaTATGGTGCGGTTCAGttcggttcatatttatttggctAAAACTAAAGTcacaccatttattaaatggttacACTCTCTGAAAccacaaccatttagtaaacgatttcggttccagggtttttaaatggtgtcggtTTCATGATTTTAAACAGTTTTGATCGCGATTTATTTCATacagtttctaaacggttagtaatcggtttgttagtttattcgcatgttttctaaaatatgtttttgttgataaacgcttcaatcCTGTACCAAATAAAATGATGCATTGAACAagtaaggatttaactacatagcaatataatatgagtaaattattgaagaaactcttggacaacctctatggtccttaattcttccctaaattaaaccattatgttttgttaaaacaatcaaatatttaatcgttatacggGTTAATTAGATCGATTTTGACAGTTTAAATTGTGTTGATTTTCACGGTGTCAATTCAATTTGAAACCAACAAGTTAAACGATTAAAATCGACCCAATctatttaactaatcggtcttaaacttgaaactataatcgaaccatttactaaacggttttgcagTTTCGGTGTGAAGGGCTCGATTCGATTTCGGTAAACGCTTtaggtttcaaattcacatccttatgtATATTGTTCCTCATCACTtcatctatggtcattttaagtcTGTCTCTAGTTCTTTAATCTTCTTTAATCTGAATTAGATCACTCATTCTTAAATGGAATATCCTCaagcctcctttgaacatggtcatatcagttcaaatgattttttgaacTTGTCTTTGATCGCGGTAGCTCTCAAATCAACTATAATATTCTTATTCATTACTTTATTCATTCCTaattttgccgcacatccattttaatatttttatctcaGTTATATATAATTTCTTTATACAATATTTCTTAATTGTTCAACATTTCACTTCATATATCCTAGATGGTAATACAATAGTgttataaaattttctcttaaaCTTTAAAAGGATATATTAGTTACACAATAATCCAACACACTTCACTGTTTCATGCATTTTATCAATTATCTATGAAATATTATCTtctatatcattttttatttatttatgattaataTATATCTAAAGTAGTCATTTTTTGGAATCTCTCTTCTCAATTAGAacgacataaaaaaaaaaaaaaaaaaaaaaaaaaaaaaaaaaaaaaaaaaaggctttcaCAACCAGGGTTTCGAAACTCGGGATCAATAATACAATCGACTAGAGTACCGACTCTAATTTGAATCAACCggaatggatcagaattgattAAAAATTGACAGAATTATATGGAATCGTTGTGAATCGACCGGATCGGTCAGTGCCGATTCGTATGAATCGATCAATCCGATTCCGATTTTTTAAAAAGCCATAGCCACGACAGATGACACTTTCATGTCAGCGTATGCCCATGCGCCAAACCAGTGGTGCTAATTTAATCTCCAAATACGATAAAactcttcattctctttctttctctttctctttctctctcactctccctctcactccctGCGTCCCTGTGGCTCAGGCCCTCAGGCAACTCCTGTTTATCTTGCCTTTGTAGGTATCTCTCAAGTGTTCAATCATTGAAGACGGGGTCGTAAAGACAGGGGAAGGAACAGAATTCTGTGCTTATTTTTTGTGGTTTTAACAGATTTCTCTTAGCTTTTGTGGGTTTTACAGAATTCTCTGCTTAGTTTTTGTGGGATTTCTTCCTTCGATCATTTCATGGCTTCTTCAATGCTCAGCGGGGCTGAAAAGCTCTCCTTTACCAGAGGTTTAAATCCATATGGGTTAGGCTTTCTGGGTTCAGATTTCAATGGAAAGTCTGTCCCCAAGGTTGGACTGTTGTCTTACACAAGAAATTCCAAGGTTCGAACCCTAGTACCCAGATGTAGTTTATCACCGGCAAGGCCAGGTTCTCAGCCCAGGTTCATACAGCACAAGAAGGAAGCATTTTGGTTCTACAGGTTCCTCTCCATAATCTACGACCATGTCATAAACCCTGGACACTGGACTGAGGATATGAGGGACGAAGCCCTTGAGCCTGCGGATCTCTATGACCGGAACATGATAGTGTTGGACGTTGGGGGTGGAACTGGGTTCACTACTTTGGGTATTGTTAAGCATGTAGATGCTAAAAATGTCACGATTCTCGACCAGTCTCCTCACCAGCTTGCCAAGGCAAAGCAGAAGGAGCCCTTGAAGGACTGCAAAATTATTGAAGGTGATGCTGAAGATCTTCCCTTCCGCACGGACTATGCTGATAGATATATATCCGCTGGAAGGTAATTTCTTTCCCTTCCTGTCTGGCTATCCGTTGTTTCTACCATTTACTTATTAGAATTCTGAGCTAGCTACTCATTATGTTATTCCGA
It includes:
- the LOC122069172 gene encoding 2-methyl-6-phytyl-1,4-hydroquinone methyltransferase, chloroplastic-like isoform X2, whose amino-acid sequence is MASSMLSGAEKLSFTRGLNPYGLGFLGSDFNGKSVPKVGLLSYTRNSKVRTLVPRCSLSPARPGSQPRFIQHKKEAFWFYRFLSIIYDHVINPGHWTEDMRDEALEPADLYDRNMIVLDVGGGTGFTTLGIVKHVDAKNVTILDQSPHQLAKAKQKEPLKDCKIIEGDAEDLPFRTDYADRYISAGSIEYWPDPQRGIREAYRVLKLGGKACVIGPVYPTFWLSRFFADMWMLFPKEEEYIEWFKNAGFKDIQLKRIGPKWYRGVRRHGLIMGCSVTGRKPASGDSPLQLGPKKEDVKEPVNPFVFLLRLILGAMAAAYYILVPVYMWLKDQIVPKGRPI